A window of Cryptomeria japonica chromosome 3, Sugi_1.0, whole genome shotgun sequence contains these coding sequences:
- the LOC131035727 gene encoding small ribosomal subunit protein uS5c has product MATVSICTNFSTSFISNTCCTRLSSIPSSSSASKCSISLPKAKISFQSKHPITLTRIMAYSSFEGKEETPEEPQEEEGGEEKEEEEEVEKPEAPFRSTYFDDVMEESELQIAKAFEAMYGPAYSGISVLGNDVDEMDDRFDPRGMRKVVRIRDGFEEAVVQVKRVTKVVKGGRYSRMRAILVVGDRKGKVGVGVGKATDLSGAMQKAGVDARRHLVSVPLTKNLTFPHRAEGHCGAAKVMLRPAPAGSGVSAGGAVRLMLELAGIQNGLGKQLGCDNALNNCRAVIDAFSQMRTFQEVSELRGIPIEELWK; this is encoded by the exons ATGGCCACGGTCTCCATCTGTACAAATTTTTCCACTTCATTCATTTCTAACACATGTTGCACAAGATTATCGTCCATACCCTCTTCATCCTCGGCTTCAAAATGCTCTATATCACTACCCAAAGCAAAAATCTCCTTCCAAAGCAAACATCCAATTACGCTGACAAGAATAATGGCATACTCTTCATTTGAAGGAAAAGAAGAAACACCGGAAGAACCACAGGAAGAAGAAGgtggagaagagaaagaagaagaggaggaggtaGAAAAACCAGAAGCCCCATTTAGAAGTACATACTTTGATGACGTGATGGAAGAGTCAGAACTACAAATTGCTAAAGCCTTCGAGGCTATGTATGGACCCGCCTACAGTGGAATCAGTGTGCTGGGCAACgatgtggatgagatggatgaTAGATTCGATCCTAGGGGGATGAGAAAGGTAGTGAGGATAAGGGACGGCTTTGAGGAGGCGGTGGTGCAGGTGAAGAGGGTGACAAAAGTGGTGAAGGGTGGGAGGTACAGTCGAATGAGGGCTATTTTAGTGGTGGGTGATAGGAAGGGCAAGGTGGGTGTTGGCGTGGGCAAGGCCACTGATCTCTCTGGTGCCATGCAGAAGGCTGGTGTGGATGCGCGGAGGCACCTCGTCTCTGTCCCCTTGACTAAGAACCTCACTTTTCCTCACAG GGCTGAGGGTCATTGTGGTGCTGCTAAAGTGATGCTTAGACCTGCTCCCGCTGGTAGTGGTGTCAGTGCTGGTGGTGCTGTGAGGCTTATGTTAGAACTTGCCGGTATACAGAATGGATTGGGAAAACAATTAGGCTGTGATAATGCTCTAAATAATTGCAGGGCTGTTATTGATGCTTTTTCGCAAATGAGGACTTTTCAGGAGGTCTCAGAGCTTCGTGGGATACCAATTGAGGAGCTATggaaatga